A DNA window from Polyodon spathula isolate WHYD16114869_AA chromosome 18, ASM1765450v1, whole genome shotgun sequence contains the following coding sequences:
- the LOC121331115 gene encoding cell division cycle 7-related protein kinase-like, whose protein sequence is MEVAPQTLQKKSDLLFVQSKDDKHDGRYKLSSEVRADIESLYEAVPQLSKIFQIENKIGEGTFSSVYLATAQLRSGVKEKFALKHLIPTSHPIRIAAELQCLTVAGGKENVMGVTSCLRKGDHVVIVMPYLEHESFVEILGCISFAEVREYMFHMLKALTHIHHFGIIHRDIKPSNFLYNRQQKKYALVDFGLAQGTPDTQVELLKVVKGESQQGSCSKNKSHITTGNKTPHSSTAAKDIPQNSSAKPPVKRSWSLVQAKQGKESLLVNSHRSVFGERNLNSLNPHEGAILKPVKLSKTVDLTSRKMAVTKRKPVLAKGAASNHSRKPTAQCPATLTCDCYMTDRVCNVCLSRRQQVAPRAGTPGFRAPEVLTKCPNQNTAIDMWSAGVIFLSLLSGRYPFFKASDDLIALAQIMTIRGSKETVRAAKTFGKSVLCSKDIPAQDLKTLCERLRGTHSQKGSCVSETNTVSEDVLVTPDACTAPIKAETSFARCQQAQQYSLEEEAQQDSPSDSGFKDSKMSSDVKGWDRVPDTAYDLLDKLLDLNPATRIQASQALLHPFFQSL, encoded by the exons ATGGAAGTTGCCCCACAAACTTTGCAGAAGAAAAGTGACCTTTTGTTTGTTCAGTCAAAGGATGACAAACACGATGGAAGATATAAACTTTCCA gTGAAGTAAGAGCAGATATTGAAAGCTTGTATGAGGCGGTACCACAGCTGTCAAAAATCTTCCAGATCGAAAACAAAATTGGAGAAG GTACCTTTAGCTCGGTTTACTTGGCAACAGCACAGCTGAGATCTGGAGTTAAGGAGAAGTTTGCTTTAAAGCATTTAATTCCTACCAGCCATCCAATACGAATCGCTGCAGAACTTCAGTGCTTAACAGTGGCTGG aGGAAAAGAAAATGTCATGGGAGTGACATCTTGCCTAAGGAAGGGTGACCATGTGGTTATTGTTATGCCTTATCTGGAACATGAATCTTTTGTG GAAATTTTAGGTTGCATCAGTTTTGCAGAAGTACGGGAGTATATGTTCCACATGCTCAAAGCTCTAACGCACATTCATCACTTTGGCATCATTCACCGTGACATCAAGCCAAGCAACTTCCTGTACAACAGGCAGCAGAAAAA GTATGCATTAGTGGATTTTGGCCTTGCACAGGGTACTCCTGATACCCAAGTTGAGCTCCTCAAGGTTGTAAAGGGCGAGAGCCAGCAGGGGAGTTGCTCGAAAAATAAATCTCACATCACCACGGGGAATAAGACACCTCACAGTAGTACAGCCGCTAAAGACATCCCTCAGAACTCGTCTGCAAAACCACCTGTTAAACGATCCTGGTCTCTTGTACAGGCTAAACAAGGAAAG GAATCACTGTTGGTCAACTCACACCGTTCTGTGTTTGGTGAAAGAAATTTAAACAGTCTTAACCCGCATGAAGGAGCTATACTCAAG ccagtgaAACTATCCAAGACTGTAGATCTTACATCCAGAAAAATGGCAGTAACAAAACGCAAGCCAGTGCTAGCTAAAGGTGCAGCCAGCAATCACAGCCGAAAACCAACCGCCCAGTGCCCTGCAACCCTGACATGTGACTGCTACATGACGGATAGAGTTTGCAACGTGTGCCTTTCAAG acggCAACAAGTAGCCCCAAGGGCGGGTACTCCTGGATTTAGAGCACCTGAAGTCCTTACAAAGTGTCCCAATCAAAACACAG caattGACATGTGGTCTGCAGGAGTCATTTTCCTGTCCCTGCTCAGTGGTAGATATCCTTTTTTCAAAGCAAGTGATGACTTAATTGCTTTAGCACAAATTATGACCATCCGTGGATCCAAAGAAACTGTCCGTGCTGCTAAAACCTTTG GTAAATCAGTGCTGTGCAGCAAGGACATTCCAGCTCAGGATTTAAAGACTCTGTGTGAGAGGCTACGAGGAACACATTCTCAGAAGGGGAGCTGTGtctctgaaacaaacacagtCTCGGAAGATGTTCTGGTTACTCCTGATGCTTGCACTGCTCCTATAAAGGCAGAGACTTCTTTCGCAAGATGCCAGCAAGCCCAGCAATATAGTCTTGAAGAAGAGGCCCAGCAGGACAGTCCAAGCGACTCAGGCTTCAAAGACAGCAAGATGTCGTCAGATGTAAAGGGGTGGGACAGAGTTCCTGACACGGCATATGATCTTCTTGACAAACTGTTAGATCTGAATCCTGCTACAAGGATACAGGCTAGCCAGGCCCTGCTGCACCCTTTCTTTCAAAGCTTGTGA